In the Gossypium raimondii isolate GPD5lz chromosome 9, ASM2569854v1, whole genome shotgun sequence genome, one interval contains:
- the LOC105799782 gene encoding 60S ribosomal protein L12-3, whose product MPPKFDPTQVVDVFVRVTGGEVGAASSLAPKIGPLGLSPKKIGEDIAKETAKEWKGLRVTVKLTVQNRQAKVSVVPSAAALVIKALKEPERDRKKTKNIKHNGNISLDDVIEIAKVMRPRSMAKDLRGTVKEILGTCVSVGCTVDGKDPKDLQEEISEGEVDVPLE is encoded by the coding sequence ATGCCGCCGAAGTTTGACCCGACCCAAGTCGTCGACGTCTTCGTTCGAGTCACCGGCGGTGAAGTTGGAGCTGCCAGTTCACTGGCACCCAAAATTGGTCCTCTGGGTCTCTCGCCCAAAAAAATTGGTGAAGATATCGCGAAAGAAACCGCCAAGGAATGGAAGGGTTTACGTGTCACCGTCAAACTGACTGTCCAGAACCGTCAAGCCAAAGTTTCGGTGGTTCCCTCTGCCGCCGCTTTGGTCATCAAGGCACTGAAAGAGCCTGAGAGGGATCGTAAGAAGACAAAGAATATTAAACATAATGGGAACATTAGCCTCGATGATGTGATAGAGATTGCGAAAGTGATGAGGCCCAGATCCATGGCCAAGGATTTGAGAGGAACCGTGAAGGAGATTTTGGGAACTTGTGTCTCCGTCGGTTGTACGGTTGATGGGAAAGACCCTAAAGACCTGCAGGAGGAAATTTCTGAAGGGGAAGTCGATGTTCCCTTGGAGTGA
- the LOC105799787 gene encoding aquaporin PIP2-1, translated as MAKDVEVGGEFQAKDYHDPPPAPLVDGEELTKWSFYRAVIAEFIATLLFLYITVLTVIGYKSQVDPDKGSDECGGVGILGIAWAFGGMIFILVYCTAGISGGHINPAVTFGLFLARKVSLVRAIFYMAAQCLGAICGCGLVKAFQKSYYNKYGGGANSLADGYSTGTGLAAEIIGTFVLVYTVFSATDPKRNARDSHIPVLAPLPIGFAVFMVHLATIPITGTGINPARSFGAAVIYNQDKPWDDHWIFWVGPFIGAAIAAIYHQFILRAAAVKALGSFRSSSAM; from the exons ATGGCTAAGGACGTTGAGGTTGGTGGTGAGTTCCAAGCCAAGGACTACCATGATCCTCCACCAGCTCCATTGGTGGACGGGGAGGAGTTGACAAAGTGGTCATTTTATAGGGCTGTAATAGCCGAGTTTATTGCCACGCTCTTATTTTTATACATCACTGTGTTGACAGTGATCGGATACAAGAGTCAGGTTGACCCTGATAAGGGCAGTGACGAATGTGGTGGTGTTGGCATTCTTGGCATTGCTTGGGCTTTTGGTGGGATGATCTTTATCCTTGTTTACTGCACTGCTGGTATCTCTG GAGGACACATCAACCCAGCAGTGACCTTTGGGCTTTTCTTGGCTAGGAAGGTGTCCTTAGTTCGAGCCATATTTTATATGGCTGCTCAATGTTTGGGAGCCATTTGTGGATGTGGGCTAGTGAAGGCATTCCAAAAGTCATATTACAACAAGTATGGAGGAGGAGCCAACAGCCTCGCGGATGGATACAGCACTGGAACTGGTTTGGCAGCTGAAATCATTGGTACCTTTGTCCTTGTCTACACTGTTTTCTCTGCAACTGATCCCAAGAGGAATGCAAGAGATTCTCATATCCCT GTCTTGGCACCACTTCCTATTGGATTTGCTGTGTTCATGGTTCACTTGGCAACTATTCCAATCACCGGCACCGGTATCAACCCTGCTCGTAGCTTTGGGGCCGCTGTTATCTACAACCAGGACAAGCCATGGGATGATCAT TGGATCTTCTGGGTTGGACCATTTATTGGTGCAGCCATTGCTGCAATCTATCACCAGTTTATCCTGAGGGCAGCTGCTGTTAAAGCTCTTGGATCCTTCAGGAGCAGCTCTGCCATGTAA